In a single window of the Phycisphaerales bacterium genome:
- a CDS encoding Na+/H+ antiporter subunit C, producing MFILLAVVVGGLYALGLYLLLARSIVQLIFGLVLLSHAANLLIFTAGVPVRGNPPLIREGELLPPEGFADPVPQALVLTAIVISFAVTAFAAVLVKRVYQAVGTDDSDEMTLTER from the coding sequence ATGTTCATCCTGCTCGCGGTTGTGGTCGGCGGGCTCTACGCGCTGGGGCTGTACCTGCTTCTGGCGCGCAGCATTGTGCAACTCATCTTCGGATTGGTGCTCCTGAGCCACGCTGCAAACCTGCTGATCTTCACGGCCGGGGTGCCCGTGCGCGGCAACCCGCCGCTGATCCGTGAGGGCGAACTGCTGCCTCCCGAGGGCTTCGCCGATCCGGTGCCACAGGCCCTCGTGCTCACGGCGATCGTCATCAGCTTTGCGGTCACGGCTTTCGCAGCAGTACTCGTGAAGCGCGTGTACCAGGCCGTCGGCACCGATGATTCCGACGAAATGACCCTGACAGAGCGATAG